TCGCCCTGGCCACCGGCTACAGCGACTACTGGGTCCGCTGCCTCCTCCACCGCTACAACGACCACGGCCCCGACGGCCTCCGTGACCGTCGCGAGGACCATCCCGGAGCCCCGGCGCTGCTCAACGCCGACCAACTCGCCGCCCTCGACGAGGCGCTCGAACACGGGAGGGCCCCCAACGGCGGACCGTGGACCGGCCCCGAGGTGGCGCGCTGGATGGAGCACACCACGGGCCGCGCGCACGTGCACGACCAGCGTGGCTGGGAGTACCTCGTCCGCCTGGGCTTCTCCAGCCAGACGCCCCGCCCGGCCCATGACAAGGCCGACCCGGCCGCGCAAGCGGCGTTCAAAAAATGAGCTTGTCCGAGACGTGGCGGCCGCTCGGGAAGAGCGCGCGGTCGAACTCTGGGCGATGGACGAACACCGGGTGAGCCTCAAGCCCATCCTACGCCGGGTGTGGGCGCGCAAGGGGCAGCGTCCCGTGGTTCGCGTGCGCCCTCGGTACG
This region of Bacteroidota bacterium genomic DNA includes:
- a CDS encoding winged helix-turn-helix domain-containing protein, with the protein product ALATGYSDYWVRCLLHRYNDHGPDGLRDRREDHPGAPALLNADQLAALDEALEHGRAPNGGPWTGPEVARWMEHTTGRAHVHDQRGWEYLVRLGFSSQTPRPAHDKADPAAQAAFKK